GACGAGTATCAGGTTGCCCGCAATCGGAACGATGAACGTGAATAGCAAATAGGAGACTGCTTTGCCAATTGCCTTTGAGGACTTCTTGGATATAACACCAAAAAGCCCAAGCAGGACTATGAGCACTATATAGATAATGGCAAAAACTTCTCTCATGGGTAAAATATCCCTCTACCACATAATACATTAAAAAAATGTTTTTTAATCATTTTTTTTACAAAAAAAATACTCCAAATTGGAATATTCGACAAAATAGGCTAAGAAATTCTTTGCTAATTTCTTGTCAGGAGTACTTTTATGGACAACGAACTGACGCTTTTGGTCGGAAAAGGGGAAAAAATCCTTTATGCCGGTAAACCGGACAAGAAATGCTTTATTTTTGAAAGCATCTTCAATCCGTTGCTCCCGTTTGCGGTATTGTGGGGGCTTTTCGACATGTTCTTTATCGGGGCGGCTTTCTCTTCGGATAAGGCGGACGAAGCAGCCTTCTTTATCATCCCGTTCATGGCTCTGCACATGATGCCGGTTTGGCTTTACATGGGCGGGGCGCTCCTTTCGTTCAGGCGGTACCGCAACACGGCCTACATCGTCACCGACAAGGGAATCTATGCCTCTGGCGGTATCTTTGGGAGAACTTACAAGTCAAAGCCGTTCGCGGAACTTTCGCATGTGGATTTGCATCGCGGCATTTTCGATCAGTGGTTTGGTGTGGGCGACATCATTACGACCTCCGCGCAGGCCAATCCCGCAACACTGAACGGGCGTAGGACTTCTACCAACGCGGGCATTTCCATCGATAGCATCGCCAATTATGCAGAAGTGTACAA
The genomic region above belongs to uncultured Fibrobacter sp. and contains:
- a CDS encoding PH domain-containing protein, which codes for MDNELTLLVGKGEKILYAGKPDKKCFIFESIFNPLLPFAVLWGLFDMFFIGAAFSSDKADEAAFFIIPFMALHMMPVWLYMGGALLSFRRYRNTAYIVTDKGIYASGGIFGRTYKSKPFAELSHVDLHRGIFDQWFGVGDIITTSAQANPATLNGRRTSTNAGISIDSIANYAEVY